A window from Symphalangus syndactylus isolate Jambi chromosome 22, NHGRI_mSymSyn1-v2.1_pri, whole genome shotgun sequence encodes these proteins:
- the MICOS10 gene encoding MICOS complex subunit MIC10 isoform X2 has translation MSESELGRKWDRCLADAVVKIGTGFGLGIVFSLTFFKRRMWPLAFGSGMGLGMAYSNCQHDFQAPYLLHGKYVKEQEQ, from the exons ATGTCGGAGTCGGAGCTCGGCAGGAAGTGGGACCGGTGCCTGGCGGATGCAGTCGTGAAGATAG GTACTGGTTTTGGATTAGGAATTGTTTTCTCACTTACCTTCTTTAAAA GAAGAATGTGGCCATTAGCCTTCGGTTCTGGCATGGGATTAGGAATGGCTTATTCCAACTGTCAGCATGATTTCCAGGCTCCATATCTTCTACACGGAAAATATGTCAAA GAGCAGGAGCAGTGA
- the MICOS10 gene encoding MICOS complex subunit MIC10 isoform X1 → MSESELGRKWDRCLADAVVKIGTGFGLGIVFSLTFFKRRMWPLAFGSGMGLGMAYSNCQHDFQAPYLLHGKYVKNLLKPSAACSQPMSAGEMGVGEPSLRHSKSEVITGAMQEEAQLRGTEAGSRPFPPLPGSSLSWHQR, encoded by the exons ATGTCGGAGTCGGAGCTCGGCAGGAAGTGGGACCGGTGCCTGGCGGATGCAGTCGTGAAGATAG GTACTGGTTTTGGATTAGGAATTGTTTTCTCACTTACCTTCTTTAAAA GAAGAATGTGGCCATTAGCCTTCGGTTCTGGCATGGGATTAGGAATGGCTTATTCCAACTGTCAGCATGATTTCCAGGCTCCATATCTTCTACACGGAAAATATGTCAAA AACCTGCTCAAACCGTCAGCTGCCTGCAGCCAGCCCATGTCTGCTGGAGAGATGGGAGTAGGGGAGCCATCTCTGCGCCACAGCAAGAGCGAGGTCATCACAGGGGCCATGCAAGAAGAGGCACAGCTGCGTGGCACTGAAGCCGGCAGCCGGCCTTTTCCACCACTCCCTGGCTCCTCGCTTTCCTGGCACCAGCGCTGA